A single window of Coffea eugenioides isolate CCC68of chromosome 7, Ceug_1.0, whole genome shotgun sequence DNA harbors:
- the LOC113776923 gene encoding uncharacterized protein LOC113776923, with the protein MIDNYSGFFQECHYENKFSHSLYNGYSYFFNKEYLRYRPLYIAIATGDFGLTKSLLDQAPDSVRAIISTQGETALQFAIVNGHMKIAKELLSRMQPADLEMVNDYGCTALTLAAISGEKKLERAIVEKNDSLLSKENQLYDGPLLVIVAALYGHKHMVNYLYSVTPKELFSPEGGKNGATLINSLIRAEMYGKIVDVRGNIPICIKPFFNICAPNPFLIATDVASMLLQQYPKLGVTPDHNGDYALQLLAHEPSAFPSGTKLVSWKRWIHSCLMEHSPLGSPTDSAKDDQTTKASMIGDHSIEIHHSSDGETNWTGNRGLQITSFVLKVLHGLGWSILSCLGLWHDRKLIHKDAIQLLNLIFKEIRKLSMKDLEEMVIDKILYDAIEHGIIEFVDKIFKYRTGIIHKRDGKGRTLFSHAIVLRQEKIYSLIYALGTRKSVLARRHDFFQNNFLHLAAMLPPQSQLDKVSGAALQMQRELRWFQEVESILPLRMKKEVNSNGKTPSALFSGEHKALAKEGEKWMKNIAGSSMIVGTLIAAAMFTTAFTVPGGNDNKTGLPVMIGTHQKAILFLMASNAVSMFTSTTSILMFLGILTARYAAKEFLKSLPTKLIFGITFLFVSMVTMTASFGTAIYLTLIEQVAWISCPIIVFCAIPIALYSLLQFPLLVEMISRTYGHDIFDKPKEKPYSFET; encoded by the exons ATGATAGATAATTATTCTGGATTCTTTCAAGAGTGCCATTATGAGaacaaattttctcattcaCTCTACAATGGATATAGCTATTTTTTCAACAAAGAGTACCTTCGCTATAGGCCCTTGTACATAGCAATTGCAACAGGCGATTTTGGTCTCACGAAAAGTCTCCTTGATCAAGCTCCAGACTCTGTTAGAGCCATAATTTCAACACAGGGAGAAACTGCACTTCAATTTGCTATTGTAAATGGACACATGAAAATTGCAAAGGAGCTTTTGAGTAGAATGCAACCAGCTGACTTGGAAATGGTTAATGACTATGGATGCACAGCCCTTACTCTTGCTGCAATCAGTGGTGAAAAAAAGTTGGAAAGGGCAATCGTGGAAAAAAATGATAGTCTACTTAGCAAGGAAAATCAACTTTATGATGGGCCGCTTCTTGTCATCGTGGCTGCTTTGTATGGTCACAAGCATATGGTTAATTATCTATACTCGGTGACACCAAAGGAGTTATTTAGTCCAGAGGGGGGTAAGAATGGTGCTACACTGATTAATTCCCTGATTAGAGCAGAAATGTATGGTAAGATTGTGGATGTAAGAGGCAATATACCAATCTGCATCAAACCCTTCTTCAATATATGTGCCCCTAACCCCTTTCTGATTGCTACAGATGTTGCTTCAATGCTACTTCAACAATATCCAAAACTTGGTGTCACCCCAGATCATAATGGTGACTATGCTCTCCAGTTACTGGCTCACGAGCCATCTGCATTTCCTAGTGGAACCAAACTTGTTTCCTGGAAAAGATGGATCCATTCAT GTCTAATGGAACATTCTCCATTGGGAAGTCCAACAGATTCTGCTAAAGATGATCagacaacaaaagcaagcatgATTGGAGACCACAgcattgagattcatcattctAGTGATGGTGAAACGAATTGGACAGGAAATCGAGGCCTACAGATTACTAGCTTTG TACTGAAGGTTTTGCATGGACTCGGTTGGAGCATATTAAGTTGCCTCGGTTTGTGGCATGACAGGAAATTGATTCATAAAGATGCCATTCAACTCCTGAACCTCATATTTAAGGAAATCCGGAAATTGAGCATGAAAGACCTTGAAGAGATGGTTATCGATAAAATTTTGTATGATGCGATTGAGCATGGAATCATTGagttcgttgataaaattttcaaatataggACTGGAATCATACATAAAAGAGACGGAAAGGGCAGAACACTTTTTTCACATGCAATTGTGCTTCGCCAAGAGAAAATTTATAGCCTTATATACGCATTGGGAACAAGAAAGAGCGTGCTGGCACGTAGGCATGATTTTTTCCAAAACAATTTCTTACATCTAGCAGCCATGCTGCCTCCACAGTCTCAACTTGACAAGGTTTCTGGAGCAGCTCTTCAAATGCAAAGGGAACTACGATGGTTTCAG GAAGTTGAGAGTATTCTACCACTAAGGATGAAGAAAGAAGTGAATTCTAATGGTAAAACACCTTCTGCCCTCTTCTCTGGCGAGCATAAGGCATTGGCTAAGGAGGGAGAGAAATGGATGAAAAATATTGCAGGATCAAGTATGATTGTGGGAACTCTCATCGCTGCAGCCATGTTTACAACGGCTTTCACAGTTCCAGGTGGTAATGATAATAAAACAGGGCTCCCTGTCATGATAGGTACTCACCAAAAAGCCATCTTGTTTCTTATGGCATCAAATGCAGTGTCAATGTTCACTTCTACAACATCGATTCTGATGTTCTTGGGGATTCTCACTGCACGTTATGCAGCAAAAGAATTTCTCAAGTCCTTACCTACAAAGTTAATATTTGGGATCACATTTTTGTTCGTCTCGATGGTCACCATGACGGCATCATTTGGTACTGCTATATATCTGACGCTGATCGAACAAGTAGCTTGGATTTCCTGCCCAATCATTGTTTTCTGTGCGATTCCAATAGCCCTTTACTCATTGCTGCAATTCCCTCTCCTGGTTGAGATGATCAGTCGCACTTACGGACATGACATCTTCGACAAACCTAAAGAGAAACCCTACAGTTTTGAAACCTGA
- the LOC113777778 gene encoding uncharacterized protein LOC113777778 yields MDIMKILYDAIEQGIIEFVEKSFKYKTTIIYKRDGKGRTIFSHAILLRQEKIYSFLNALETRKSILARRHDFFGNNLLHLAAKVSPLSQLDKISGAALQMQREIQWYKEVESIVQPRMKEQRNAYNKTPSELFTEEHKVLAKEGERWMKNTAGSSMIVGTLIAAVMFTTAFTVPGGNDSKTGLPVMLETQSKAFLIFMASNALSLFTSSTSILMFLGILTARYAEGDFLKSLPTKLIFGITCLFVSIVTMMASFGTALYLMLIEQVAWISYPIIVFSVIPIALYSLLQFPLLVEMISRTYGHGIFEKPKKKLYSFETDTTTSI; encoded by the exons ATGGAtatcatgaaaattttataCGATGCGATTGAGCAAGGAATCATTGAGTTCGTTGAAAAAAGTTTCAAATATAAGACCACAATCATATATAAAAGAGACGGAAAGGGCAGAACAATTTTTTCACATGCAATTCTGCTTCGCCAAGAGAAAATTTATAGCTTTTTAAATGCCTTGGAAACAAGAAAGAGCATACTAGCACGTAGGCATGATTTCTTCGGCAACAATTTGCTACATTTAGCAGCCAAGGTGTCTCCATTGTCTCAACTTGACAAGATTTCTGGAGCAGCTCTTCAAATGCAAAGGGAAATACAATGGTATAAG GAAGTTGAGAGTATTGTACAACCAAGGATGAAGGAACAACGTAATGCCTATAATAAAACACCTTCTGAACTCTTTACTGAAGAGCATAAGGTGTTGGCTAAGGAGGGAGAAAGATGGATGAAAAATACGGCAGGATCAAGTATGATTGTGGGAACTCTCATCGCTGCAGTCATGTTTACAACAGCTTTCACAGTTCCAGGTGGTAATGATAGTAAAACAGGGCTCCCTGTCATGCTAGAAACTCAATCAAAAGCATTTTTGATTTTTATGGCATCAAATGCACTGTCGCTGTTCACTTCTTCGACATCAATTCTAATGTTCTTGGGGATTCTCACCGCACGTTATGCAGAAGGAGATTTTCTCAAGTCCTTGCCCACAAAGCTAATATTTGGAATCACGTGCTTGTTCGTCTCGATAGTCACCATGATGGCGTCATTTGGTACTGCTCTCTATCTGATGCTGATCGAACAAGTAGCTTGGATTTCCTACCCAATCATAGTTTTCTCTGTTATTCCAATAGCTCTTTACTCATTGTTGCAATTCCCTCTTCTGGTTGAGATGATCAGTCGCACTTACGGACATGGCATCTTCGAAAAACCTAAAAAGAAGCTCTATAGTTTTGAAACCGACACTACTACCAGCATCTGA
- the LOC113776924 gene encoding uncharacterized protein LOC113776924 gives MTKVSGDDRIGRAAIGIVPEELTEENYEEWKRCLEHYLVGHGLWGVVSGGEKDPINDERQEYGEEKKQEHEEWKKKNALALHAIQLSCGTGTYVKLKEAHTSAEVAWKHLVVKLKPNKIFAKGDPEDESSRVEEEGPKDLRYRPLYIAIATGDFDGTKSLLDRDPGAVRAIISSHRGTALQFAILNGHMKIAKELLRRMQPADLNMANDNGCTALTFAAIRGVTRLAKTIVEKNDGLLIKESDLIDGQLPVIVAALYGQKHMVDYLYSVTPIELFRPEEGKNGATLLNSLITAEMYGKIVDARGNIPICIKS, from the exons GAGATGATAGAATTGGTAGAGCAGCAATCGGAATTGTTCCTGAGGAGCTCACTGAGGAGAACTATGAGGAATGGAAAAGATGCTTGGAGCATTATTTGGTTGGTCATGGCCTTTGGGGTGTTGTTTCTGGAGGGGAGAAAGATCCTATAAACGATGAGAGACAAGAAtatggagaagaaaagaaacaagaacaTGAGGaatggaagaagaagaatgcATTGGCCTTGCATGCCATCCAACTTTCGTGTGGAACAGGCACATATGTTAAACTTAAGGAAGCTCACACTTCTGCGGAAGTTGCATGGAAGCATTTGGTGGTAAAACTAAAGCCCAACAAAATATTTGCAAAAGGTGATCCTGAAGATGAAAGCAGCCGTGTTGAAGAAGAAG GACCAAAAGACCTTCGCTATAGGCCCTTGTACATAGCAATTGCAACAGGCGATTTTGATGGCACAAAAAGTCTCCTTGATCGAGATCCAGGCGCTGTTAGGGCCATAATTTCATCACATAGAGGAACTGCACTTCAATTTGCCATTCTAAATGGACACATGAAAATTGCAAAGGAGCTGTTGAGAAGAATGCAACCAGCTGACTTGAATATGGCTAATGACAATGGATGCACAGCTCTTACTTTTGCTGCAATCCGTGGTGTAACAAGGTTGGCAAAAACAATCGTGGAAAAAAATGACGGGCTTCTTATCAAGGAGAGTGACCTTATCGATGGGCAGCTTCCTGTCATAGTGGCTGCTTTGTATGGTCAAAAGCATATGGTTGATTATCTATACTCGGTGACACCAATAGAGTTATTTCGCCCAGAGGAGGGTAAGAATGGTGCTACACTGCTTAATTCCCTGATAACAGCAGAAATGTATGGTAAGATTGTGGATGCAAGAGGCAATATACCAATCTGCATCAAatcttaa